Part of the Nitrospinota bacterium genome, TTTGTTAATCAACCGGATTAATTTTGTTCTGTCTTTTTGAATAGAACTGGAGTTTAATTTTGCCCTTAAGGAATATACTTTTGTTGTCGATATCCATGTATGGCAGGTATGAAAAGCTTGATATGTGAGGCTCCTATGACCGAAAAAAGAGTTGTAGAGTTCTTCAAACACAACCTGGATGATGATTCCATCATGGAGTTCCAGAAAGTGGCCAAAGGGATGTTCATCACGACAGGACCCAAGACGGCACTTTTTGAAAATAAGTTCGCTGAATACTTGGGTGTGAAACATGCTGTTGGAATGATGAGCTGTACCCACGCCCTTCACCTGGCATACTGTTCGCTGGGATTATCGTCTGGTGATGAGGTAATAGTTCCGGCATTTACATTTGCAGCTTCAGCCTCTGCGGTTATGCATGCCGGCGGAACCCCGGTATTCGTGGATGTCGATCCTGATACAGGCATAATTGACCATTTGAAGATAGAGGCTGCGATTACCACAAGAACAAAGGCGATATGTCCGGTACATCTTTACGGTGTCATGGCGCCAATGGAGGAGATATCAAGGATCGCCAAAAAGCATAGCTTAAAGGTAATCGAGGACGGGGCTCACTGCATTGAAGGTTCGATCAACGGTTACAAGCCGGGAACCTTATCGGATGCAGCGGCATTTAGCTTTTACGCGACAAAGAATATTACTTGCGGCGAAGGTGGTGCATTGGCAACCAATAACAGCGAAATAGCCGAAAAGGTGAAAAGGTTACGAAATCACGGTATGACTAAAAATGCGATAGACAGGTTCTCCTCGGATATCACCTATTACGACATCCAAGAGGT contains:
- a CDS encoding DegT/DnrJ/EryC1/StrS family aminotransferase; translation: MTEKRVVEFFKHNLDDDSIMEFQKVAKGMFITTGPKTALFENKFAEYLGVKHAVGMMSCTHALHLAYCSLGLSSGDEVIVPAFTFAASASAVMHAGGTPVFVDVDPDTGIIDHLKIEAAITTRTKAICPVHLYGVMAPMEEISRIAKKHSLKVIEDGAHCIEGSINGYKPGTLSDAAAFSFYATKNITCGEGGALATNNSEIAEKVKRLRNHGMTKNAIDRFSSDITYYDIQEVGYKSNMNDLQAALLLPQLANIEEKRDRRQTIVDRYNEGLKDVAGIKTPVIPTGVKSALHLYTIRIHMPEMRTEFLRMMREEGVNCSVNYRPLLDLSLFKEKMKIDSAKFPNAKNIGDTTVTLPLYPS